The Alphaproteobacteria bacterium genome includes a window with the following:
- a CDS encoding LacI family DNA-binding transcriptional regulator, giving the protein MADAAPPRRVTLRDIAQAAGTTTMTVSNVLNGRSDQVGTDTARRVMAARDRLGYRPLAAARQLRAARRMAVGVVIVDPSPYYLSDLFTAAMLAGLNEGLGKHNYSLILHGSPANDLASVPMLRSIESDGLCVITSGPARERKRIVERMADLGQPIVVIQDVAPADAEDCCSILLDDEAGAEAIGEHLALSDPKRIVMLVPGVEWPAMARRETALRRALARKKAGIELVVLRCPDEGFEATQATLARHIDAAGLPDAVAGGNDRMALAALQLFAARGIDVPGRVRVTGFNGFENHFYARPALTTVSVPAFRLGEDAATALVERLKTGRFAWRKKILPVEFAPAASSDITPTKRTSKPTSKQGAQK; this is encoded by the coding sequence ATGGCCGACGCCGCCCCGCCCCGCCGCGTGACGTTGCGCGATATCGCGCAAGCCGCCGGCACGACCACGATGACGGTCTCCAATGTCCTCAACGGGCGTTCGGATCAGGTCGGGACGGACACGGCACGGCGGGTGATGGCGGCGCGCGATCGCTTGGGCTATCGCCCGCTGGCGGCCGCACGCCAGTTGCGCGCGGCGCGGCGCATGGCGGTGGGCGTCGTCATCGTCGATCCCTCGCCCTATTATCTTTCTGACCTGTTCACGGCGGCGATGCTCGCGGGCCTCAATGAAGGCTTGGGCAAGCATAATTACAGCCTGATCCTGCATGGCAGCCCGGCCAACGATCTCGCTTCCGTGCCGATGCTGCGCAGCATCGAGAGCGACGGCTTATGCGTCATCACTTCGGGCCCGGCGCGCGAACGCAAACGCATCGTCGAGCGTATGGCCGATCTGGGTCAGCCGATCGTCGTCATTCAAGATGTCGCCCCGGCGGATGCGGAGGATTGCTGTTCGATCCTGCTCGACGATGAAGCGGGGGCCGAAGCGATCGGCGAGCATCTCGCCCTTTCCGATCCCAAGCGCATCGTCATGCTGGTGCCCGGGGTCGAATGGCCGGCGATGGCGCGGCGCGAGACGGCGCTGCGCCGGGCGCTCGCGCGCAAAAAGGCGGGCATCGAGCTTGTCGTGCTCCGCTGCCCCGATGAAGGCTTCGAAGCGACGCAAGCCACCCTCGCCCGCCATATCGACGCGGCGGGCCTGCCCGACGCGGTCGCCGGCGGCAACGACCGCATGGCGCTGGCCGCGTTGCAGCTGTTCGCCGCGCGCGGGATCGACGTGCCGGGCCGCGTGCGCGTGACCGGCTTCAACGGCTTCGAGAACCATTTTTATGCCCGCCCCGCGCTGACCACGGTGTCCGTGCCCGCCTTCCGTTTGGGCGAGGACGCCGCGACCGCCTTGGTCGAGCGCCTGAAAACCGGGCGCTTCGCCTGGCGCAAAAAAATCCTGCCGGTGGAATTCGCACCGGCGGCTTCGTCCGACATCACGCCGACAAAACGAACCAGCAAACCAACCTCCAAACAGGGAGCTCAAAAATGA
- a CDS encoding amidohydrolase encodes MIVDCHVNVYEDSQILPLYGQIAGIARAGGFTIKSDPPTVEAAMKDVDHAIVFSLRYKDSIGIDGDDEVTARLVKRDPKKFIGFAAVDPRMPNCMELLEHAVEDLGLKGVKFGPIYNGVSLLDPRLVPVYEYLQRKNLPLTMHMGTTYGQNAPIAQGRPLDVDTIAARYPDLKMIMAHMGHPWYEECIVVARKNPNVYCEVSALYYRPWQYYNILICAQEYNILARDKIYFGTDFPFTTVADSIAGLQKINDQVEGTRLPRVSQDTIDRIIHSNPLAHWWHGGLKV; translated from the coding sequence ATGATCGTCGACTGCCACGTCAACGTTTACGAAGACTCCCAAATCCTGCCGCTTTACGGCCAGATCGCCGGCATCGCGCGCGCGGGCGGCTTCACCATCAAGTCGGATCCGCCGACCGTCGAAGCGGCGATGAAGGATGTCGATCACGCGATCGTGTTCTCGCTGCGCTACAAGGATTCGATCGGCATCGACGGCGACGACGAAGTGACCGCGCGTCTGGTGAAGCGCGATCCCAAGAAGTTCATCGGCTTCGCCGCCGTCGATCCGCGTATGCCCAATTGCATGGAGTTACTCGAACACGCGGTCGAGGATTTGGGCCTGAAAGGCGTCAAATTCGGCCCGATCTATAACGGCGTGTCGCTGCTCGATCCGCGCCTCGTGCCCGTCTACGAATATCTGCAGCGCAAGAACCTGCCGCTGACGATGCATATGGGCACGACCTACGGCCAGAACGCGCCGATCGCGCAAGGCCGTCCGCTGGACGTCGATACGATCGCCGCGCGCTATCCCGATCTCAAGATGATCATGGCCCATATGGGCCACCCTTGGTACGAGGAATGCATCGTCGTCGCGCGCAAGAACCCGAACGTCTATTGCGAGGTTTCGGCGCTCTATTACCGGCCGTGGCAGTACTACAACATTCTGATCTGCGCGCAGGAGTACAACATTCTCGCCCGCGACAAGATCTATTTCGGCACGGATTTTCCGTTCACGACCGTCGCCGATTCCATCGCGGGCTTGCAGAAGATCAACGATCAGGTCGAAGGCACGCGCTTGCCGCGCGTCAGCCAAGACACGATCGACCGCATTATTCACTCCAACCCGCTGGCCCATTGGTGGCATGGCGGCTTGAAGGTCTGA
- a CDS encoding phytanoyl-CoA dioxygenase family protein yields the protein MTTMLADFEGHALDLDAAKAAFDRDGFLVIPGALSPEQVKKADKAFRDLLAEHPEDFARFSESFITAPDILTRTEAFDHLIETPMVLSLLGKLIGPRFSIEELSLILREPTNDVGELKGWHRDIIRAYDRRFEIDPISVVYYLTDVGPSDHCFSIVPGTHGPRVDMRPEDVTPGMEFDALGPAGSAFVFHARCIHGGKLKLGSKARRTVHLYYGPTDKPRTSEWTRFPDRLADRQAPGGPATLYAKTRRTDVIDGVGRRPRDIPPGLSTAEQLIRVQRAANRKPGAM from the coding sequence ATGACGACGATGCTTGCCGATTTCGAGGGGCATGCCCTCGATCTCGACGCCGCCAAGGCGGCGTTCGACCGCGACGGGTTTCTGGTCATTCCGGGGGCCTTGTCGCCCGAACAAGTGAAGAAGGCCGACAAGGCGTTTCGCGATCTGCTCGCCGAACACCCGGAGGATTTCGCGCGCTTCAGCGAAAGCTTCATCACCGCCCCCGACATTCTGACGCGCACCGAAGCCTTCGACCATTTGATCGAAACCCCGATGGTGCTGTCGCTGCTGGGAAAACTGATCGGCCCGCGCTTCTCGATCGAAGAGCTCAGCCTGATCCTGCGCGAACCCACGAACGACGTGGGCGAGTTGAAGGGCTGGCATCGCGACATCATCCGCGCCTACGACCGGCGCTTCGAAATCGACCCGATCTCGGTCGTCTATTATTTGACCGATGTGGGGCCGAGCGACCATTGCTTCTCGATCGTCCCCGGCACGCACGGCCCGCGCGTCGATATGCGCCCCGAAGACGTGACGCCGGGCATGGAATTCGACGCGTTGGGGCCCGCGGGCTCCGCCTTCGTGTTCCACGCGCGCTGCATCCATGGCGGCAAGCTGAAGCTTGGCTCCAAGGCGCGGCGCACGGTCCATCTCTATTACGGGCCGACCGACAAGCCGCGCACCTCCGAATGGACGCGTTTCCCCGATCGCCTCGCCGACCGCCAAGCGCCGGGCGGACCGGCCACGCTTTACGCCAAAACGCGCCGCACCGACGTGATCGACGGCGTGGGCCGCCGTCCGCGCGATATCCCGCCCGGCTTGTCCACGGCCGAACAACTCATCCGCGTCCAACGCGCCGCCAACCGCAAACCCGGAGCGATGTAA
- a CDS encoding RraA family protein — protein sequence MSRTLDEIRTKLFASVLSDCLDQAGLMDQALPSRIRPLDDASVMVGRARTAAFMEVYHVADGVNPYELEIALIDSLKKDEIPVFACSNPVRVAPWGELLSTAAKYRGAAGALMDGCVRDIKPIRKMGFPVFHGGIAPLDSKGRGKIMAIDVPIECGGVKIESGDLIFGDADGVVVIPKAHEKRVLDLAFEKISGERNTLADLQRGDKLADVFARYGIL from the coding sequence ATGTCCCGGACTCTCGACGAAATCCGTACCAAGCTTTTCGCGTCCGTTCTGTCCGACTGTCTCGACCAAGCGGGGCTGATGGATCAGGCCCTGCCCTCGCGCATCCGTCCGCTGGACGATGCCAGCGTGATGGTCGGCCGCGCGCGCACCGCCGCGTTCATGGAGGTCTATCACGTCGCCGACGGCGTGAACCCCTACGAGCTGGAAATCGCGCTGATCGACAGTTTGAAGAAGGACGAGATTCCGGTCTTCGCCTGTTCCAACCCCGTGCGCGTGGCGCCATGGGGCGAATTGCTCAGCACCGCCGCCAAATATCGCGGGGCCGCCGGCGCGTTGATGGATGGCTGCGTGCGCGACATCAAACCGATCCGGAAGATGGGCTTCCCGGTGTTCCATGGCGGCATCGCGCCGCTCGACTCCAAGGGCCGGGGCAAAATCATGGCGATCGACGTGCCGATCGAATGCGGCGGCGTGAAGATCGAAAGCGGCGATCTGATCTTCGGCGACGCCGACGGCGTGGTCGTCATCCCCAAGGCGCACGAAAAGCGCGTGCTCGATCTCGCTTTCGAGAAAATCTCGGGCGAGCGCAACACGCTCGCCGATCTGCAACGCGGCGACAAGCTCGCCGACGTGTTCGCCCGCTACGGCATTCTGTGA
- a CDS encoding ABC transporter substrate-binding protein, with protein sequence MKLRKSILAATALTAVALAATPSQAQGFQCPRTGGDLIFALESQVPGLDQHASNSSATRNAAMNIFETLVTRDESMNPILELAETLETSADGLTYTFRLRQGIKFHNGKTMSSADVAASYDRYKRLGIDRSILDPVESWTTPDANTFVIKLKERQPLFLEALSSFTVPIVIIPSENAGAAAGQLPTVGTGPFRLDEFRADSHVRLRRFDDYRPDTRHATMSGFGGGKRACVDTVTLRMMTEPAARTAALEVNEIHGVEDVPAASQKRLADNRAIKLARLETFWMNVTYPNWSAPPTDNPKVRQAILAAMNFDEIMEAATEGQYKLNTGFQYPGMQYFTDAGKELLNQKNPAKARQLLQEAGYKGEKVVLLTNRQFPVMYNTSLVMAEQLKAAGINAELEVLDWPAALQKSQRETQGWNFFYTGWITVIALGGPQTLRQMAEPNPVYKPKDNKVDPAYMAAFNQVNTAPDLAQRQAAFARAQRIALDQVMAVPFGVAPKTQAVRANVENYVPYFNTRFSNVWIRP encoded by the coding sequence ATGAAACTCCGTAAATCCATCCTGGCCGCGACGGCGCTCACCGCCGTCGCCCTCGCCGCGACGCCGTCGCAAGCGCAAGGCTTCCAATGCCCGCGCACCGGCGGCGATCTGATCTTCGCGCTGGAAAGCCAAGTACCCGGCCTCGATCAACACGCCTCGAACTCCTCGGCGACGCGCAACGCCGCCATGAACATCTTCGAGACGCTCGTCACGCGCGACGAGAGCATGAACCCGATCCTGGAACTGGCCGAAACGCTGGAAACCAGCGCCGACGGCCTGACCTATACGTTCCGTTTGCGCCAGGGCATCAAGTTCCATAACGGCAAGACGATGAGCTCGGCCGACGTCGCGGCGTCCTACGACCGCTACAAGCGCCTGGGCATCGACCGCTCAATCCTCGATCCGGTCGAATCCTGGACGACGCCGGACGCGAACACCTTCGTGATCAAGCTCAAGGAACGTCAGCCGCTGTTCCTAGAAGCGCTGTCGTCGTTCACCGTGCCGATCGTCATCATCCCGTCGGAAAACGCCGGCGCCGCCGCCGGTCAGTTGCCGACGGTCGGCACGGGCCCGTTCCGTCTCGACGAGTTCCGCGCCGACAGCCATGTGCGCCTGCGCCGCTTCGACGATTATCGCCCCGACACGCGCCACGCGACGATGTCGGGCTTCGGCGGCGGCAAGCGCGCCTGCGTCGATACCGTGACGCTGCGCATGATGACCGAACCGGCGGCGCGTACGGCCGCGCTGGAGGTCAACGAAATCCACGGCGTCGAAGACGTGCCCGCCGCCTCGCAGAAGCGTCTGGCCGACAACCGCGCGATCAAGCTCGCACGTCTGGAGACGTTCTGGATGAACGTCACCTATCCGAACTGGTCGGCGCCGCCGACCGACAATCCCAAGGTGCGCCAAGCGATCCTCGCCGCGATGAATTTCGACGAGATCATGGAGGCCGCGACCGAAGGCCAGTACAAGCTGAACACCGGGTTCCAATATCCGGGCATGCAGTACTTCACCGATGCGGGCAAGGAACTGCTGAACCAGAAGAACCCGGCCAAGGCGCGCCAGTTGCTGCAGGAAGCGGGTTATAAGGGTGAAAAGGTCGTGCTGCTGACCAATCGCCAATTCCCGGTCATGTACAACACGTCGCTCGTGATGGCCGAACAGTTGAAGGCCGCCGGCATCAACGCCGAGCTCGAAGTGCTCGACTGGCCGGCCGCGTTGCAGAAGAGCCAGCGCGAAACCCAAGGCTGGAACTTCTTCTACACGGGCTGGATTACGGTGATCGCGCTCGGCGGGCCGCAGACTTTGCGTCAGATGGCCGAGCCGAACCCGGTCTACAAGCCGAAGGACAACAAGGTCGATCCGGCCTATATGGCCGCGTTCAACCAAGTGAACACGGCACCCGATCTCGCCCA
- a CDS encoding dihydroxy-acid dehydratase has translation MADKPARKSRSAAWFGTADKYGFIARSFMKNQGHAARMFDGRPVVGICNTWSELTPCNGHLRMLAEHVKRGVYEAGGFPLEFPVTSLSEPLMRPTTMLYRNLAAMDVEAAIRSQPMDSVVLLAGCDKTTPSTLMGAASVDLPTLLVSGGPMLTGHWRGEKLGSGTSLIKLDAEVRAGRMTMDELMQAEAASSPSAGSCMSMGTASTMASLCEGLGIALPGNGAIPAVDARRQALAFEAGRRAVEMAREDLRLSKVLTREAFEDAVRLCAALGGSTNAVVHLIALAGRIGVEFGLDDWDRCGRDVPCLVDLMPSGKHLMEDFHRAGGVPAVLNQIAHLLHPDRPSVAGGKFGDGYANARIDDPAVILTLDKPFKPAGGIAVLRGNLAPNGAVLKPSAASPELMRHRGPAVVFNGPDDLKKRIDDPALNVTKDSVLVLRNCGPRGYPGMAEIGNMPIPAKLLRDGVRDIVRISDARMSGTAFGTVVLHVAPEAAAGGPLALVRDGDMVELDVEGRKLHLDVSDAELAKRRETLAPFKSPYTRGWEKLYVEHVLQADRGVDLDFLVGKSGGEPPRESH, from the coding sequence ATGGCCGACAAACCCGCCCGGAAGTCGCGTAGCGCCGCGTGGTTCGGCACGGCGGACAAATACGGCTTCATCGCGCGCAGCTTCATGAAGAACCAAGGACATGCCGCGCGCATGTTCGACGGGCGGCCGGTCGTCGGCATTTGCAACACGTGGTCGGAGCTGACGCCCTGCAACGGCCATCTGCGCATGCTGGCCGAGCATGTGAAGCGTGGCGTCTACGAAGCCGGCGGGTTCCCGCTGGAATTCCCGGTCACGTCTTTGTCCGAACCGCTGATGCGCCCGACCACGATGCTCTATCGCAATCTCGCGGCGATGGATGTCGAGGCGGCGATCCGCTCGCAGCCGATGGACAGCGTCGTGCTACTCGCGGGCTGCGACAAGACCACGCCGTCCACGCTGATGGGCGCGGCCAGCGTCGATCTGCCCACGCTGCTGGTCTCCGGCGGGCCGATGCTGACCGGCCATTGGCGCGGCGAGAAGCTGGGCTCGGGCACGAGCCTCATCAAGCTCGACGCCGAAGTGCGCGCGGGCCGGATGACAATGGACGAATTGATGCAGGCCGAGGCCGCAAGTTCGCCCAGTGCGGGCTCCTGCATGTCGATGGGCACGGCTTCCACGATGGCGAGCCTGTGCGAAGGACTGGGCATCGCCCTTCCCGGCAATGGCGCCATTCCGGCGGTCGATGCCCGCCGTCAGGCTCTGGCCTTCGAAGCGGGTCGCCGCGCGGTCGAAATGGCGCGCGAAGATCTGCGCCTGTCGAAGGTGCTGACGCGCGAAGCCTTCGAAGACGCCGTGCGCCTTTGCGCGGCATTGGGCGGTTCGACCAATGCGGTCGTGCATCTGATCGCGCTTGCCGGCCGTATCGGCGTCGAATTCGGCCTGGACGATTGGGATCGTTGTGGGCGCGACGTGCCCTGCCTCGTCGATCTGATGCCGTCGGGCAAGCATTTGATGGAAGATTTCCACCGTGCGGGCGGCGTGCCCGCCGTGCTGAACCAGATCGCGCATCTACTACATCCCGATCGTCCGTCGGTCGCGGGCGGCAAATTCGGCGACGGCTACGCGAATGCGCGGATCGACGATCCGGCCGTGATCCTCACGCTCGACAAGCCGTTCAAGCCCGCGGGCGGCATCGCCGTGCTGCGCGGCAATCTCGCCCCCAATGGGGCGGTGCTGAAGCCCTCGGCCGCGTCGCCCGAATTGATGCGCCATCGCGGGCCGGCGGTGGTGTTCAACGGCCCCGACGATCTGAAGAAGCGCATCGACGATCCGGCGCTGAACGTCACCAAAGACAGCGTTCTCGTCCTGCGCAATTGCGGGCCGCGCGGCTATCCGGGCATGGCGGAGATCGGCAATATGCCGATCCCGGCCAAGCTGCTGCGCGATGGTGTGCGCGACATCGTGCGCATTTCCGACGCGCGGATGAGCGGCACGGCCTTCGGTACGGTCGTGCTGCATGTCGCCCCCGAAGCGGCGGCGGGCGGGCCGCTCGCCCTCGTGCGCGACGGCGACATGGTCGAACTCGATGTCGAGGGCCGCAAACTCCATCTCGACGTGTCCGACGCCGAACTCGCCAAGCGCCGCGAAACGCTCGCACCCTTCAAGTCGCCCTACACGCGCGGCTGGGAAAAGCTCTACGTCGAACACGTGCTCCAAGCCGATCGCGGCGTCGATCTCGACTTCCTGGTCGGCAAATCGGGCGGCGAGCCGCCCCGGGAATCGCATTGA
- a CDS encoding mandelate racemase/muconate lactonizing enzyme family protein, with translation MTIVAIETIRTEAHDNLVWVRVETDSDLTGLGETFFAPEAVETYIHTGVAPNLLGRDEAAIAGINRDLVRQPTGYASSGVEMRAASAIDIALWDLLGRKTGQPLYALLGGKSRDTIPIYNTCAGPHYVKRKRGADVDAWFGTDKKPHPLDDLRAFEEEPERLARELVAEGIKGMKIWPFDRAAFANRGVGIDARQIEEGLRPFKRIRDAVGGDIELMVELHALWDVASARRIIRAVETVDPLWIEDPLRMDDIAALGVLARDTRIPILACETLAPASSFLPLIASGHAGIVSCDPGWCGGLSQARAIADMAAAAQLPFCVHDCTGPVGYVAGTHLSISAPTAMLQETVRAYLRGWYADTVTALPRIDKGVLTPLDGPGLGLDLAPAFLADKETKRRRTALQSGGTA, from the coding sequence GTGACGATCGTCGCAATCGAAACGATACGGACCGAAGCGCACGACAATCTCGTGTGGGTGCGCGTCGAAACGGACTCCGACTTGACCGGCCTGGGCGAGACCTTCTTCGCGCCCGAAGCGGTCGAAACCTATATTCACACCGGCGTCGCGCCCAACCTGCTCGGCCGCGACGAAGCCGCCATCGCCGGCATCAACCGCGATCTCGTGCGCCAGCCCACGGGCTACGCCTCGTCGGGCGTGGAAATGCGCGCCGCGTCGGCCATCGATATCGCGCTGTGGGATTTGCTGGGCCGCAAGACCGGCCAGCCGCTTTATGCGCTCCTCGGCGGCAAATCGCGCGACACGATTCCGATCTACAACACCTGTGCCGGCCCGCACTATGTGAAGCGCAAACGCGGCGCGGATGTCGACGCGTGGTTCGGCACCGACAAGAAGCCCCATCCGCTCGACGATCTTCGCGCTTTCGAGGAGGAGCCCGAGCGCCTCGCCCGCGAGTTGGTCGCCGAAGGCATCAAGGGCATGAAGATTTGGCCCTTCGATCGCGCGGCCTTCGCCAATCGCGGCGTCGGCATCGATGCGCGCCAGATCGAAGAAGGTTTGCGCCCCTTCAAGCGCATACGAGACGCCGTCGGCGGCGATATCGAATTGATGGTCGAGTTGCACGCGTTATGGGACGTCGCCAGCGCGCGCCGCATCATCCGCGCGGTCGAGACGGTCGATCCGCTCTGGATCGAAGACCCGCTGCGCATGGACGATATCGCGGCGTTGGGCGTTCTCGCGCGCGACACGCGCATCCCGATTCTGGCTTGCGAGACGCTGGCGCCCGCATCATCCTTCCTGCCGCTGATCGCCTCGGGCCATGCCGGCATCGTGTCCTGCGATCCGGGCTGGTGCGGCGGGCTTTCCCAAGCGCGCGCCATCGCCGACATGGCCGCCGCCGCACAGCTTCCCTTCTGCGTGCACGATTGCACCGGTCCCGTCGGCTATGTCGCGGGCACGCATCTATCGATCAGCGCACCGACCGCCATGCTGCAGGAAACCGTGCGCGCCTATTTGCGCGGCTGGTACGCCGACACGGTGACGGCGCTGCCGCGCATCGACAAGGGCGTATTGACGCCGCTCGACGGGCCGGGCCTCGGCCTCGACCTCGCCCCCGCCTTTCTCGCCGACAAGGAAACCAAGCGCCGCCGCACGGCGCTGCAATCCGGAGGAACCGCATGA